The window TATATCCTTTCCTTTTGCTAAGTTATTTAAATAGTTACGTACAAGTGCCTCACATAATCCATTAATAATATCTTCCTGGCTATACCCTAACTGTTGCTTATGAATCATATCTGACTCTGCAAACACGGCACATCTTCCTGCAATTCTTACCTCTGAAGTAGAATTTAGCGCTTTTTCACCAAAATCCTCAATTGGAATATCTAATCTTGCTGCCTGACGGTCTAAAAAAGAACCAGTTCCGGCTGCACAAACAGTATTCATCGCAAAGTCACTGATTACATTGTTACGTAACAGAATGATTTTAGAATCTTGCCCACCAATCTCTAAAATTGTTTTAGCGCCTGGTACATAGTTAAGTGCAGCAATTGCATGGGCCGTTATTTCATTTTTTACGATGTCTGCACCAACCATAACACTTGCTAAATCACGGCCACTTCCAGTTGTTCCCACTCCTACAATTTCAATATCATAATCCAGATTAAAAATTGCCTCTCTTGTCTTTCGAATTCCTTCTTTTAATACCTTAATGGGGTTTCCTTGAGTCCTTATATATAATTTGTCAATGACGTTATTTTCCTCATCGACTAGTACAATGTTTGTACTAACAGACCCAACGTCAATTCCCAAATAAACGTTTTTCATGTTGTATTCATTCCTTTCTTTTTGTATTCATTACAATTACCTTTCAAGTGACACCTGTTCATAGTCAACTTGACTACTCCCTTGATGGTAATGATCATCTGTTGTATTCAATTCTTTATCATTTTGATTTTTATTTTTATTCATTAACTCATCTTTGAATTTAATCATATCAATAAAAGCCTCTAGTCTTGTATTAAATCCAGCTTCACCACTATGTTCATCAAGTGTCATTAACATATAAGGAATGGTAGTATGATTACGAATTCGCCGCTCAGCCGTTTCTGCTACAACCGAATCAATTCCGCAACCAAACGAGGATATATAAATCACACCATCAACATCTTTTTTATCAACTATATTAAGACTCGTACCAATTAAATGTTTGGCAAACGTCCAAAATAATTTACCATCGTAGCGTTTAGCAGAATCATTAATTAGATCATCATGTAACATATCTGGTGTAATGACTTCTAATCCTGCATCACGCACCTTATTAATCACATTCATATTCAAATAATTATCGTAGATAATATAGGGATGAGCCATAATCATTATTTTTTTCTGATCAGTCTCTAGTTCAGACTTTAGATAGTCTTTAGGTTGTCTAGCATCATGCGGAATATATCCCTTCTTTACCTGATTCTTATGTTGGTTATATTTCAATAACGCTAATTCATAGGCATACTTAATTTTTTTCGGATCATTACATACATAACTTCCAATTTTATAAATGGTCTTATTTAACTTTCGTATATTTTTAGTGAAATCAATCTTTGTATCAATTATTTCAGGTAAATCATCTAAAGAATATTTAATCATCTCTGGTAATCCACAAAATTTTGGACAGATGTATTCTCCTTTTTTTAGTCCCATGATTCTTGGTATAAATATATAATCCACTTTATCTTTAAGATCTAATACATGCCCATGGTACACTTTAACAGGGATACATGCATCATCGACTGAATTCTTTGTACCATTATTTAAAATGTTTTTATTCGTTGGACGAGATAAGATGACCTCGGCCCCTAGGTGTTTAAAAAACGTCACCCATAATGTATAATATTTATAATATAATAGTCCTCTTGGTATTCCGACCTTTACTGTCATAATATTCCTCCGTATCTAGATTTCAATTATATATTATTGGCATATCCTCTTATGATATACTTAGATTACTCAAAACAAGAGATTTGTTTTATGATTATAAAGAAATGATTAAGAAGTTTGTCTAATTGTAAGGATATATAAGTTTTGATGTAAAATTATCTAAAAATAAAGATACTATCATTTTTTGACCTGTACTAGTTTTAATCCCAAGATAAATTGTTATTTTTTTTACAAGTATGATTGACAGTTTAGTTAAGTTATGGTAAATTATAAGCATAAAATTTAATAAATCTTCAGGGCAGGGTGCAATTCCCGACCGGCGGTGATAGTCCGCGAACCGAAAGGTTGATCTGGTGAAATTCCAAAACCGACAGTAGAGTCTGGATGGTAGAAGATGAAACTAATCAATAATCATGATAGCTTACTGAGTCTATGGCAGTTTATGGATACTTGATATCTGTTAATTGCGTATAAGATTATTGATCATAAATCTACAGTCAAATTAGCCCTCATTAAAGTGAGGGCTTTATTTTTTAGAATGACTGCTAAAAACCGTAGATTTGACTATGCCCTGACATTTTGTCGGGGCTTTTTATATGAATAATTGACATTAGAATGATCAATAATCAGATATAAGTTCTACTAACATGTAAAATATTTGATTTACTCGGCAATAATAACAGTAGGAGTGTTGATATATGGATCAAAAATTTATGAAACGAGCGATTGAACTTTCTAAAAAAGGAATAGGTTATACAAGCCCTAACCCTTTAGTCGGGGCTGTTATTGTAAAAGATGGAACCATTATAGGTGAAGGCTACCATGAGGTTTACGGAAGTCATCATGCAGAAGTGAATGCGTTTAAAAATGCGACTGAAGATGTAACAGGTGCAACGATGTATGTGACACTTGAGCCGTGTTCTCATTATGGAAAAACACCACCCTGTGCCGATTTAATCGTTAAAAAAAAGATTAAGGAAGTCGTAATCGCATTAA of the Haloplasma contractile SSD-17B genome contains:
- a CDS encoding acyl-CoA dehydratase activase — protein: MKNVYLGIDVGSVSTNIVLVDEENNVIDKLYIRTQGNPIKVLKEGIRKTREAIFNLDYDIEIVGVGTTGSGRDLASVMVGADIVKNEITAHAIAALNYVPGAKTILEIGGQDSKIILLRNNVISDFAMNTVCAAGTGSFLDRQAARLDIPIEDFGEKALNSTSEVRIAGRCAVFAESDMIHKQQLGYSQEDIINGLCEALVRNYLNNLAKGKDIQSPVVFQGGVAANVGIKRAFEKALDTEVYVPEHHNVMGALGAALLAKKQMQQQGKSNFLGLDIADNEFKVKGFECSDCPNVCEVVGIYKERDLSARWGDKCGKWNDTTLESPVD
- a CDS encoding acyl-CoA dehydratase activase-related protein, whose translation is MTVKVGIPRGLLYYKYYTLWVTFFKHLGAEVILSRPTNKNILNNGTKNSVDDACIPVKVYHGHVLDLKDKVDYIFIPRIMGLKKGEYICPKFCGLPEMIKYSLDDLPEIIDTKIDFTKNIRKLNKTIYKIGSYVCNDPKKIKYAYELALLKYNQHKNQVKKGYIPHDARQPKDYLKSELETDQKKIMIMAHPYIIYDNYLNMNVINKVRDAGLEVITPDMLHDDLINDSAKRYDGKLFWTFAKHLIGTSLNIVDKKDVDGVIYISSFGCGIDSVVAETAERRIRNHTTIPYMLMTLDEHSGEAGFNTRLEAFIDMIKFKDELMNKNKNQNDKELNTTDDHYHQGSSQVDYEQVSLER